The DNA sequence TTAACCGCCGCTCTTGGACCCATTCACTGCGAATGCTGCTGCTGTGTGCGTAGGTTTTGCGAACGGCTTTCTTTTCTAGGAAGCTTTTCCGTCATCATCGCCTGCTCTGTCTGTGCCTTTATTCTGCCTTTCAGTTTGTTCAGAGTCTTTTTCCTCCctgttctccctttctccctactCTCCTGAGAGGAAGTTAAGGCAGTTTacacatttcatttgttttcccttGCCTGTTTCTTCCTGAGTCTTCTCAGGTGGATAGGAGCGGGTGTGGGTCATAGCCTTTCTCTCTTCTGGGACCTCAGGCCCCTCTCCTTGGATCTTGAGAAGGGCTCATCTGGAGGTGCTTGGCATGGTgctccccatctttctctctagAGGAGAGGCTGCAAATCTTCTCCCATCAGGGCTGCTTTTGCTTTTAGAACCCCAGGGGCCTATGTGTGGGGCTGTGCTGGTCGCCGTGGTCTGTCTGACAGTTTCCCGGTGACCACGGCAGAGTGCTCAGTATGTGTTGCATGGCGGCCGCAGGCCGCTTCAATGAGGATTTGACCAGTGACTGCGGCCTCAGTAATCGCTGAGCTGGATTTCTGGCTGGCTGACTCCGTCTGATCAGCCCCATACTTTCTCGTTCTTCAAGTCAGAGTCCTAGCCTGGGAATCACAAGACACTGACCCTCATGCAGGTGTGAACCCTGCGTCACAGCCATTTCGGACCTTCGGGAAAAGGTTCGAGTGTTGCTTGGCTCTTCTCAGGGctgttccctttcctttttgtttttctccctgttCTTGTCCTGACTGGTAAAGGAAGCTGAGTTAGTGGCATTTCGGACTGTGCCTGTGGCCATCAGTGAGAAGTACGTGTTACCTCCCAgcctagcacacacacacaactgaaccACTGTCCCACCTACTTCACGTGACGACCTCTCacattttctgttctatttcccACTTCATCATAAAAAAATATCCCGGCTCCAGCCTGCTAGACCGGATCTCGGGCCCCCAGTGGGTGTGATTTATGGCCTGAAGGCCACGGGCCTCTGTGCACTGCAGCCTCCCATTCCTCACTCAGACTTGCCCCAGCCTccctcaatcccagaccctgtgGGCCTCTTCCCTTGGCCTTCCTGCTGCCTTTCCTCCTGCAGCTCCTACCTGCCGGACTGCTCCTCATCCGTCAGGCGGGCTCACCTCCTCTCCCCAGGgagacccctccccctgctgccctGGGCTCCCACAGCTCCTTGCCCTCGGGAGTGGCCGTCTGCCCCACCGGACACCGAGCCCACGCAGGGCAGAGACTCTGATGGCTTGTTCTCCCTGTGTTTCAGAATTGGAGAATGGACTTGAAGGGAGTgccttttctcccctttccaggagccccagggatGCCCAGTGTAACCTCTCCTCCcatctctccttctgcaccttccCTAGTTCCTGGCCCAACTGAAGATCATGGACTATAGCCTACTGGTGGGCATCCACGACGTGGACCGGGCGGAGCAGGAGGAGATGGAGGTGGAGGAGCGTGCCGAGGACGAGGAATGTGAGAACGACGGGCTGGGGGGCAATCTGCTCTGCTCCTACGGCACGCCTCCCGACAGCCCGGGCAACCTCCTCAGCTTCCCCCGCTTCTTCGGCCCCGGGGAGTTCGACCCCTCTGTTGACGTCTATGCCATGAAAAGCCATGAAAGTAAGTAGGGGCCCGCGTCTGCCCCGCCTAGCCCTGGCCCCCTTGCGATCCCCTCAGGCCCGTTGTTTAGCTGCCTCCCAGGGTGTCTGGACCCCTGCCTCGTTCACTGCTGACTTTGGCCTTTTCCTGCCCGCAGACTCTCCTCCTGAGCCACCGCCAGTCACTCTggctcctggggccctggggtccTTCCCTGTCAggttttccttcccctctctgcttgTCCTGGATGTCTGAGGCTGAGTTCGGCCCCGGGTCACGGTTCTAAACCCATAGGAAGACTGTCCACAAACGAGAGAAGAGCTCTGAAGGCTCTGACAAGGGCTGCAGTAGCATTCCTCTCCTCAGGTCTGGAACGCTCGGGATGGGTCTGGGTCTCCGGTCTGCAGGCTTCCGAAGCCGTCTTCTTTCTGTTGGtcccctaccccctcctcctcctaccCTGCTTCCCATCTCCTGCAGGTGCCCCCAAGAAGGAGGTCTATTTCATGGCCATCATCGATATCCTCACGCCGTACGATGCGAAGAAGAAAGCTGCCCATGCCGCCAAGACGGTGAAGCACGGGGTGAGTCCCCCTCTGctgccccacaccccccacctcctGGACACCCCTGGGCacccctgctgctctccctgccagCTGGTCTGCTCCATCCGTTTCCCCCTGGTCTGCAGGCCACAGGGGCTGAGCACGCTGgctcctctccccagggctgctgggtgTCACTGCAGCTAGCAGCTTTGTTCACGTGCCACGCTGCTCCCCAAAGAACCCTTTTCCCCTTGGACTTGAAGCTCCTGTCTCCAAACAGGGATCCTGCCCAGAGATCCCGAGTCTGtccaccacctccccaccaccTTGCTGCTCCTTCAGTGGGCACAGGCTTGGAGTTGTGAATCAGGAGTCAGGCCACGGCCTCTCTGAGACGGACCCTCTCCTCCGGGCAGCCTGCCAGGCTGGGCTGTAGCCTTGTTCTCACTCCAAACCAGAGGCTCCTGAAtccccaggcccctccctgctAGAGCCCAGTAGCCTCCCAGTTAGGGTGGGGAGCTCGACCTGAGTCAGCCTCTATGTGTTACAGGCAGGGGCCGAGATCTCGACCGTGAACCCTGAGCAGTACTCCAAACGCTTCAACGAGTTCATGTCCAACATCCTCACGTAGTTACCTTCTACCTTCAGCCAGAgccagagagccggatgtggggtcGGGGTCGGAAAAGGGAGAGGGCGTATTTGGGCTggatgggagggtggggagcagaggggagggtggggagcagaggggagggcttTGGTGAGGAGCCGGCACCCAGGACAGAAAgaccagtgggggtggggaggggaggtgctGCGTGGACTCGTGCTCTCGCGGTGCACTTCACCTTCCGCTCCTTGATTTTCCCCCCTTCTGACCCAGGTCAAAGAGGGGTTTCCTTTTTGTTCCCTTGTAACCTTTTACAATACCTTGGGGCTAGAGAGGACTTTGTGGGTTTCTGTGGGTTCCGTCTCTGCGATCTCATTGCTCCAGGTTTGGTGTTTATAATGATGTGTGTCATCACCCCGTcaccctccccatccctgccctgcTCTGGGTTCCCTTCGGTTAGAGGGGCACCCCACTGGCCCGGCCAAGGGTCCACATGCTCTGTTGCCAGAGGACAGGAGGTCAGACACCTCAGCCCTGCTGCACTGGATCTTGTCTGGATTAACTTTTGATTGAATGTTATGGAGTATTGTGCACAATGTCCTCCTCCTTTTTGCCTCGGATCCAAGTGAAATGTTACCGGATTCCTCCATGTAAATGCTGTCCTCCTGAAGGAAGGCTCCAGATTAGCACCAGGCATCTTGGATGAGGAGAGATCTCCCAGGGGCGTGAGTTCATCCTCTGGGATGGTCGGGGGTGGGGGTCGCGGCCGGGCTGTCGGACGGCAGGTTCTCACAGAACCCCGTGAACATCATCCAtgcccctggcccctggccttCACACCTCCTGTCCATAAAGCCCGTCTCCTGTTGGGTCAAGAGGAACTAGGAAGCATCTTTACAGATAACAGGACCCCCAGTCGCCACTGGGTGTCAGATGAGACCTGGTGTCCTCCATCCATTTACTTCCCTCTGACCTTGGCCCCGGGCACCCTCCCTCATAGCTGAGCTTCTCGCTGGGCCACATCTCTGCCTGCCCGGGCCCCTCCCTTCAGAGAAGCCTCTTCAAACGCCAGGGCCATGGTGTAGACGATCTGACGCCCCTGAGGCCCCGTGCCTGTGGGTCTGTCGCCCGGACAGTCGTGGCCTGCAGGGGGGTGCACCCCACCACCACCTTGGAGGGTGGCATCCAAGCCTGAAGTTATTTCAGAGTCACTTGAGGAGGGGACCCACGAAATCCAGTCTGGAGGCTTGATTTGGGGATCGCCTGCCCCGGGCTTTGGGGGCGTTTTCCTTCACAGACCTGCCTCCCCCGGCCTTCCTCAGGAGTGGCGTCCTGAGCATCCTTCAGGGCCTCTGCCCAGCTGCTGAGTGACCCAGGACTCAGGACTGAGCCACGTGTCCTCCTGTGACGCCGTCAGAGCAGTCTGGTCTGGCTAGGAAGGAAACAGCCCTGTGTCGGAACTGGGGACTTAGGATGAGATATGATGGAACTTGTACATAACCCCACACATGCGAAGCAAGTCTGTGGAAGCATTTGGAACAAATGGATTGGTTTCCTGTGGCTCCTTCTAAACCCGGCCGGGCTCAGCTCCTGGAGCAGGAACCAGCACCGTGTCCGGGCCCTACCCACAGCTTTCAggtcagggaggaagggaggccacATTCTTGGAGCCCACTGGGACTGCTAGAACCTttctggaagaggcagagagatcaGACAGCCCCGGCCCCACGAAGGGGCGAGACCACCCAGTGACTTGGGGAAGAACTTGGAACCAAGTGGCTCATGGAGAAAACCAGTCAGACTTAGGAAGAGATTATGTAGGAATAACGTCTGGACGTCTGATTTCCCCACCTCCTAATCAAGAATGAAAATTTGGATCTGCCCCTCAGGAGGCCCAACGTCTTCAGAGCCTGGTGGGCTGTCCCCCCCGCCACGGCCACAGCCTTGGGCTCCCGGCGGCTTCCTGCGCTGGGTCTGCTGATCATGTTGCCATCATGTGTATGAAAAATGTAACACGATCCTTCAGTTCAAGATGAGCTACCAGGTATCTAACTTCTTTAACATTGAGTTTTTGTGTTTTCGtgggtttcttatttttttttttcctggtatatTGTTTACATTTCGAGAGTAGCATTCTGTTTCAAatgctctttttgtttttctgacagTATTGTTGTTTGGGTCAAAAACCTGAGCTGTGGTTGGGTGGatttgaggtgggtttttttttattgtttttttgtttttggtttttaaggtCATTCTCTGTGCTATCTTCAAAACCTTGGGTTTGGCCCTCTAATTCCTTTGGCATTCAGGTGTTCAaaaactgtttattttgttttataccagttttctttctctttttgtaatGATGCAGGTATATTTGGGTTGTGGTCTGAATGTGGAGAAAGTGAACTGGTCCCCAAGCTTTTGTGTGCCCCCATTCCTTTCTCCGAGCCCCACCGTTCCCTCTGTGGGCTGTAGAAAGCATCCGAGGGCAAGGGACTTCGCTCAACCTTCCTCTCTGGAGCCCCGAGGAAAAGCTCCAGTAGTCTCCGAGCACCCCGGAATAGTTTGGGGTCTCCCAAGAACAAGGGTGTAAGAATAGGACAGGACTGCCGGGATGGAGCCTGGATGGGGAAGCCCGTGTGCAGTTCCTCTCCGTTCCCCACACTGACCACCTAGCCGCTCACAGCTTCTCCCGTCCTGAAGCCTATGGCTGAGAAATCCATTTCCCAGGCCTCCCAGCCCAAGCGAGGGTTCTCTGGAAACTCCACTTAGACCACTAGATGAAGGACTCTGGCCCTTGTTCCTTTTAGTGAACCACTGAGTCTTTGTCCCCCAGTGCAAGCTCCTTCCCTGTGCCCTGCGTTTTGGGGGTCCTGGGCAGAAGCCAGCAGTTCCAGGAGCAGCTGAAGCAGCACTCCGTCTCTCCTTATCTAGCTCAGGGGTTACTGGTCTGTGGCGGGTGCCACGAGTCGCCCCTGTGGCTGTTCTCAGTGACACCCCCTAAGTTTCCACCACAGGcagctcttccttccctctcccttcctcctcttcctttctcttgcctGTGCTTTAGGCCTCAAACTGGTCCCCTGGTCATGCTCAGGGCTGGGGACTAGACTCCTACCCTAATGACGTTCCCCTCTTCAGTCTGCCAGGACCTGCCCCGGGGAGGTGGACCAAAGACCCAGGACTTTTCTCAGCAGCcaatcccacccccccaccccgttgtCTTTTTACTAATTCAGGTTGGGAGGGAAAAAACTTCAGCACTCCCTAGCATTTGAGCTACTCAAGTGTTAGGGGCCAGAAGGGACCGTGTGTTTCAACAGCCTTTACAGCTCTGGCCTTAGAGCTGTGTGGCTCCCCCGAGTCTAGGGACCTCACTTCCTTTTGACAGAAATGTGGGGAGGGTGGGTCCAGCCTGAGCACAGGAATCATAGGGAAAACCCATTGGAGCAACTGCCCCCAAATCCACCAGCTGTCTGCAGGGGGCAGGGACGTGGCCCACCTTCCCTCAAGAGACATGCCATGGAGGAATAGCGCCTCCAAAGGGAAGAGGAGACTCAGCTGTCCCCAGTGGGTCATGCTGAGATGcttgggaggcaggggaggaaacTTCCAAAGGACCCCCCTTCCCCTACACAGAGCTGTTTCTTGAGTTGTGAACCAGCAGCCTTTAGCGGGGGGCCGGAGCTGCTCAGCACACCCTAACATCAGGTCAGATTACTGTCATCAAAAAGTGTGAACGAAGCTTAGACTGACCTCGTGGGGGAGCGGGATACACTAGCACCCGTCATAATTACGTGACTTCTCGGTTTCCTCACTGCgacctccatttttttaaaataggaattttcAGCCCCTTGTGCTTGTCTAATGTCTGCTCGGAACAGTTCGAGACCCTGTTACTGTTTTAAAATGCATGCATGTTAAGATGAATCTCCagcccaaggaacaaataaaactCAAAAGGCTTTGTGTATATATCTGTCATGGGTGAGTCCTTTAGAGatgagccttctttttttttttcccagagttaAAAGGTTTGGGTTCCAGTTTCATAGGTTGCTTGGACAAAATCCGTGTGACTTGAGTTTGGAGAAAGCATATAGGCTAGGACGTTGGCCGCCTACTTTCAGATcagcctgctgagcaaggagcacggGCACCAGAGCAGAGCGGGTCCGCCATCAAGACCTTACTACGAATATCGAGAAGCGGACAAACCGCCTGCCCCTCACTTCTCCAGCTGGGTAAGACGAGCAGTGGCGAGGAGCTACATGCCTACGACACCTGTCCCAGCTTTGTCACCTCTGTGTATCTCCTGTTCTCTAGGTAAACGCTTAGCTTAGAAGCCAGGGGTTCTCCCAGTGTGGTCCTCGACCGGCAGTATCAGCAGCAGCTGCGAATCAGAAATAGAAACTCCCCAGACCCTCTGCAGGTTCTAAAAGAAACGGTTCTAACAGGCCCTCCAGGTGGTTCTGATGGAGGCTCAAGTTCGGGAGCCACCACCCCAGCTTGCAAGCTGGAATCATTTGGAAAGCTTTTAGGAGAGACAGGTACCCAGGCCTTTAAAAGCTAGTTAGGTCAGAATCTTGAGGGATGGAATCAAAGTATCTGTGACTAACATGCAGCCAAGGTTAAGAAACGCTTAACCACAAGGGTGTTACTTGTGGCTACTTGGCCCAGTTTTTTCCTGAAACAAAGAAAGATTTAAGTTTTTGAGCAGAGTACAGTGAAAAGGATTCTAGGCTTTGGGGTCAAATGGAATATGGGTTTCCATCGTTGCTCCTAAAGTGGCCTTGAGCAAATTAACTGCCTTAAGTCACCACGTTGATTAAATTCTAGGATGTGTGAAGCACTACCAGGCCTAGCACCCAGCAGGCACTCATCAAGGTCTACCAGCAGAGGGCGCTGCAAGTCCGTGAGAAAACCCAAGGGCTGTGCGGGGGCCCTGAGGAGCTCTTTGTAACTCCCCAGCTGGGGACAAAGATCTCTGGTAGGAGACCCAAACACAAAGAAGCAGTAGTGaaagaaaaactatttatttattaaaaaaaaaaaaaaaaaagagggttagTCCATGCGGGCCTTCAGTGTCCTGGTGGTGATTTTGTCCTTCTCACTGCAGGGGGAGAAAGTCACAAAACATCTACATGATTCTAGAATGCAGAACAAAGACCTGTGCTGCCAACTCTAGGTTTAACTGTTTTGTTCCTGTTACATTAATAGCCTGTCTGCTAAGCCTGGgatgagaaaggggaggaaggagaggaaggggaaacagGGAGTCCAGTGAAGGACCCCCACAGCGGGACCCAACCAGAGCCTAGGTGACTCAGGGCTTGATTGCAACAGCCCTCCAAGGAAGGGCAGGAGCCCCTGTCCCCCAAGCCCAGAGAACAAGTCACAGGAAGGAGATGTGTTGCGTTTCATCCCAAGGAACACAAAGGACCCCAGTGGTCAATTCTCCGTATCAGCCGCAGTCTGTTTGTCATAATTAAGCAAGCTCTCCCACGACAAAAGGGTCCAAAAGCTTATTTTGGGATGTGCCCCAGAAGAGCTGTTGGGAGGACTTCTACTTCATTGGATCAGGTTCCTGGAGGCAGCTCCAGACAAGTGAGGGACTATGGGGGATGGCAGGGAGGGAACTGGCTGGGGTTGGAAACTCTGTTCCGGAAGCTCAGAGTATCACCCTGTTGGGGCTCAGGATGTCACCCAGAAAcaggagctgggaggggagggagtcgCCTGGAGCTCCCAACAATGCAGTCGCTCCGCTGTGGCTCACCCCCACACAGGCCCCTGAGACTTCAGGGATACTTAAGAAAGCAGTGTCCACTGTGagcaggtggggggggagggcggAGGACTCAGGGTCATAAAGCCTCACCTGACTGAGGCCAAGGGAACCAGGGTGGATTTCTGCTATCCCAAGCCTGCCACAAGTGCCTTCCCTCCCTCACACCTGCTCAGGGGGATGGAAAGAAGAGGTATTTGTCTGGGAAGGGAAAGGCAGGGGTCTGCAAAgcttctctgctcttcccaacTCTACTCACATGATGTGGACGATGACGCCCATGCCCGACACTGCGTCCCGGTCCACGGCATTCAGCATGGCTTGCGAGATGGTTTCAAACAGGTGTTCTGGATCCTGCCCACAAAACAGAAGCCTTGGCCCCAGAGCCTTGGACCCTAACTTGGCTTGACcccttaactcttttttttctggtctcaAGGTCCCCAACTCTGGCTATACCCATGCCTGAAGTGAGGGGTGGTTCCCAGGATGTGGGAAGCCCCCTCGGCTCCCCCGGAGGAAGCAGGATGTGTAAGGCAAAGTGAAGAACGTAAGCCCTGAGCTTCCTTCACTAACCagcagtgaccttgggcaagttacacaTGCCTTTACTAAGCTCAATcccttcttctgtaaaatgaggcaaATCCCTGTTCGACTTCCACATGCTTTACGATCTGTCTACGGGCTCTCCTCCCGGGGGTCACCAGGTACATCAAAACTTACCTGTCCAACCATGGGCCCACTCCTTCCAAACCTGTTCCTCCTACATCCTCCATCTTAGCTGGCTTGGCCAGAAAACACATCCCCGTTGTCTCCACCTCCCTCACTTCTGTTTGAAGCAACCCAATCCTCCAGACCAGCTGCTATGGCCGCCTCCCACCCGGCAACCATCTTTGCTCAGGCCTCACTCAGCGCCTCCTACAGGTGACCACAATCAGCCTGTGGCATCCACCCGCGGGCTCTGCATCCTGACTGCCTTTGACTTTGGGTACTAGGGAGAAGTTCAAGCTCCCTGGCATGGCATTCAAGACCTTTGAAGTCTCAGCCCACTCGTGCTCTCCACCATGATCTCACCCACACTCGGCCCACCTTCCAGCAGCCACGCAAACGCTCTCTACCACTGAACAACCTGACTCCTCGCACACCTTCGCAGAGGCTGCTGCTTCTGCCAGCCAGGCCTTCCGCTTCCTCGCTTCCTGACAAACTGCATTCTAACGCGCATCAGGAGTCTGTCCTGCTTTGTGAGACTGCACTAAGCCGGTGACGACAGATTGCCTGGTCTCCCAGGGCCCAGCGGAGCTGGCAGAACGGCCAGTACCCACTGTGGGGCACCGATCAGTCTTCACGCGTtttcctcccactgcccctcccgaGCTGGGTCACATTATTATCTCCCACTTCCAGCTGGACCAGTGGGGGCACAAAAAGGTGGAATGTCTGACCTAAGAACAAAACTAGGTGACAGGTGGATCCAGGTTTCCGACCCAGACAGCCGGCGCCAGAGCCCATTCTGTGGAGCTGCCTCTAACCCTACGCCTTGTTCAGTGTTCGCTCCCTGAACGGAGGTGAGAACCCCGTAAAGCCAAGGGGAGAACTCTCTGTCGTTAGCCAAGTATCTGGTGGGGTCTCCTAACAGAAGGTGAAGTGAGGGGTGGTTCCCTGGATGTGGGAAGCCCCCTCAGCTCCTCCGAAGGAAGCGGGGTGTATAAGGGGAAATAAAGAAGTCAAGCTCTGAAATTCCTCCACTAACCAGCAGCGACACCGAGGCCCGCACCAAGGCCTGGCAGGCGGTTTCTGCACACCCTCCCGAGGCCCAGCAGCTGTAGCTTTCTCTCCTACCTGAGTCTCCTCACTCTCCTTACACACCACGGAAACACATTTCTCCCTGATAGCCAAGAAGGGGGGACACCTCAGAGCCCAGTCCTGCTCCGTGCTGCCGACtcaccatgttgggctcccagagGGACTCGCACATGCCGTACATTTGTTCGGAGCAGGTGCCGCTGACCACAAAGTCATCAGTCACCATGGGGCAGCCGATGAGGTCTAGAGAGCAAATGAAGGGCTTAAAGGTCTTCGGGTCCAACCCGGCGATGACAGGCTCCGTGTAGTAGGGGCCAAACCTGTGCAGACCAGGAGCAGAAAGAAACCACAACTCAAGAAAGTCCACTTTCCTGCTCAGGCCTACTCAGACAAGGCCCGGGCTCAGAGCTGGGGAAGAGCACAGAGGGCCTGTTTGGGAAGACCCACTTCCCCAAGGCCAGCTATTTTGAAGCCCTATGACCTAGGGCTcgacctatttatttatttatttgacagagagag is a window from the Neovison vison isolate M4711 chromosome 5, ASM_NN_V1, whole genome shotgun sequence genome containing:
- the PSMB3 gene encoding proteasome subunit beta type-3, encoding MSIMSYNGGAVMAMKGKNCVAIAADRRFGIQAQMVTTDFQKIFPMGDRLYIGLAGLATDVQTVAQRLKFRLNLYELKEGRQIKPYTLMSMVANLLYEKRFGPYYTEPVIAGLDPKTFKPFICSLDLIGCPMVTDDFVVSGTCSEQMYGMCESLWEPNMDPEHLFETISQAMLNAVDRDAVSGMGVIVHIIEKDKITTRTLKARMD